From a single Bacillus gobiensis genomic region:
- a CDS encoding acyltransferase encodes MERNYSIDFIKYFATLFVVAIHANPTNDEFFQSVKETPLDIVVDTFARFAVPFFFIVSGYLFTQKLKMTPNPFAYFKKYTLNITKLYICWYTFYLCFGVLLRLFQESGTWADRKADALNYATSALALEKIFYYCETTSHGFNGFQLWYLIALIWCIGIVYIFFKMKRISLLLVLSLFLYIVGLFGQSYSVFFNISFETRDALFFGLFYTVLGSFFSYYYESIKARLSARPSIYLLLFLLFSCLEVAERFLLVNILGGHKGDYFISTIFLSISLFLFVLNSPKLGKDINLSKIGKNSVGIYIVHVGVLFETYKILLSLNKPFFTNSVVDYFIITPIVFIISYFVYRLLQVLKKYLYLIPNGFNKKTT; translated from the coding sequence ATGGAGCGCAATTATTCAATTGACTTCATTAAATATTTTGCAACACTATTCGTCGTAGCTATTCACGCAAACCCGACAAATGATGAATTCTTTCAAAGTGTTAAAGAAACACCTCTAGACATCGTTGTTGATACTTTCGCTCGGTTTGCTGTTCCATTCTTTTTTATAGTTTCAGGCTACCTTTTTACACAGAAGCTAAAAATGACACCTAACCCTTTTGCGTATTTTAAAAAATACACATTGAATATCACAAAGCTTTATATATGCTGGTATACTTTTTATTTATGTTTTGGTGTTTTACTTCGTTTATTCCAGGAAAGTGGAACTTGGGCAGATAGAAAAGCAGATGCACTAAACTATGCTACCTCAGCTTTAGCACTGGAAAAAATTTTTTATTATTGCGAAACCACCAGCCACGGGTTTAACGGATTTCAATTATGGTATTTAATTGCTCTTATCTGGTGTATTGGCATTGTATACATTTTCTTTAAAATGAAGCGAATTTCTTTATTGTTAGTGTTAAGTTTGTTTCTGTATATAGTCGGGTTATTCGGTCAATCCTATTCGGTCTTTTTTAACATTTCTTTTGAAACACGGGATGCTCTATTTTTCGGCTTATTTTATACGGTATTAGGAAGCTTCTTTTCTTATTATTATGAATCAATCAAAGCCCGATTGTCCGCTAGGCCCTCTATTTACTTACTATTATTTTTACTATTCTCTTGTCTGGAAGTGGCCGAAAGGTTTTTGCTTGTAAATATTCTAGGAGGTCATAAAGGCGATTACTTTATTAGTACGATCTTTCTATCAATTTCATTGTTTTTATTTGTACTTAACAGTCCTAAACTAGGAAAAGACATTAATTTATCTAAAATAGGAAAAAATTCAGTAGGCATCTATATTGTCCACGTAGGTGTTTTATTTGAAACGTACAAAATTTTACTTTCTTTAAATAAACCGTTCTTTACTAACAGTGTCGTAGATTACTTTATCATTACTCCTATAGTGTTTATTATTTCTTATTTCGTATATAGATTGCTACAAGTTTTAAAGAAATATCTTTATCTTATACCTAACGGGTTTAATAAAAAGACTACTTAA